The following are encoded together in the Cicer arietinum cultivar CDC Frontier isolate Library 1 chromosome 2, Cicar.CDCFrontier_v2.0, whole genome shotgun sequence genome:
- the LOC101489577 gene encoding uncharacterized protein, which yields MLASKEIMKFKSYQNQANLFVKEYLLADPLIPYTSIIGGVFACKMVYDLTQLFSTIHFKSYSSLTKIQRIEWNNRAMSTIHAIFITTMSLYLVFCSNLYSDSLSDELLTERSSALSTFALGVSVGYFMADLGMILWFFPSLGGYEYVIHHLFSLVAVAYSMLSGEGQLYTYMVLISETTTPGINLRWYLDVAGMKRSKAYLINGVVIFIAWLVARILLFVYMFYHAYLHIDQVXXXXXFGQLLVAVVPLVLSVMNLIWFSKIIKGLMKTLAKRQ from the exons ATGTTGGCTTCTAAAGAAATTATGAAATTCAAATCATACCAGAACCAGGCAAATTTGTTTGTGAAGGAATATTTGTTAGCAGACCCTCTGATTCCATATACTTCCATTATTGGTGGAGTTTTTGCTTGCAAAATG GTATATGATCTCACTCAGCTTTTTAGCACCATTCATTTCAAGAGCTATTCCAGCCTCACTAAAATCCAACGTATTGAGTGGAATAACCG TGCTATGTCAACTATCCATGCCATTTTTATAACAACTATGTCATTGTACTTGGTGTTTTGCTCAAATCTATATTCTGATAGCCTGTCGGATGAACTTCTTACAGAACGGAGTTCTGCATTGTCTACGTTTGCTCTGGGG GTTTCTGTTGGTTACTTCATGGCTGACCTGGGGATGATACTTTGGTTTTTTCCTTCTCTTGGTGGATATGAGTAT GTGATTCATCATCTGTTTTCTTTAGTAGCAGTAGCCTATTCAATGTTGAGTGGAGAAGGGCAGCTGTACACGTACATGGTCCTCATTTCCGAGACAACAACTCCCGGGATCAATTTGAGATG GTATCTTGATGTAGCTGGAATGAAAAGGTCAAAAGCTTATCTCATCAATGGGGTTGTAATATTCATTGCTTGGCTG GTTGCCAGAATACTTTTGTTTGTATACATGTTTTACCACGCTTACTTGCACATTGATCAGGT NNNNNNNNNNNNNNCCTTTGGGCAACTACTAGTTGCTGTTGTGCCGTTGGTGCTGTCAGTTATGAACTTGATTTGGTTTTCAAAGATTATCAAAGGGCTAATGAAGACATTGGCGAAGAGACAGTGA
- the LOC101489893 gene encoding protein NUCLEAR FUSION DEFECTIVE 4-like — MDMNFYLTKSKWVSTVASIWIQCTSGSLYTFSIYSQTLKSTQHYDQSTLDIVSVYKDIGANIGVLSGLLYDFLATRTATGPWLVHLLGSAQCFLGYFLMWAAVSGLLPPVPLPLMCFFMFVAAHAQSFFNTSNVVTGVHNFPNYSGTIVGILKGFLGLSGAILIQVYRTIFIDKPMSYLLMLSLLPSINTLILMWFVRIHYTHEVEEKKYLNIFSLMALAIATYLMIVIILENILSLQLSVRIFTFIVLMVLLASLLYVPFKAHKRSSSSALERFLDEGSNLIAEPRSQDTEKRDSREDSFDNPLSDNTNNQRTLQQGENLNLFQAMQTLNFWFLFVSMACGMGSGLATVNNMSQIGESLDYSTIETGSLVALWSIWNFLGRFGAGYVSDYFLHTRGCARPFFMVITLMIMSIGHVVIAYGLPGALYIGSILVGICYGSQWSLMPTITSEVFGVGHMGSIFNTISIASPVGSYIFSVRVLGYIYDKEASEEGNVCIGTHCFMFGFLIMAFATILGSLMALCLFLRTRKFYGQVVFRRIQIIL; from the exons ATGGACATGAATTTCTACCTTACCAAATCCAAGTGGGTATCAACAGTAGCAAGCATATGGATCCAATGCACCAGTGGATCACTCTACACTTTCTCCATCTACTCCCAAACTCTAAAGTCAACGCAACACTACGATCAGTCAACGCTCGACATCGTTTCTGTTTACAAAGACATCGGAGCCAACATCGGTGTCCTGTCAGGTCTCTTATACGATTTCCTTGCCACCAGAACAGCAACTGGGCCGTGGCTTGTTCATTTATTGGGCTCGGCCCAATGCTTCTTGGGCTATTTTCTTATGTGGGCTGCTGTCTCCGGCCTCCTTCCACCGGTGCCTTTGCCGCTCATGTGCTTCTTTATGTTCGTGGCGGCTCATGCTCAGAGTTTCTTTAACACTTCTAATGTTGTCACCGGTGTTCATAATTTCCCTAATTACAGTGGAACCATCGTCGGCATCTTGAAG GGATTTCTAGGTCTAAGTGGAGCAATATTAATTCAAGTGTATCGAACGATATTCATCGACAAACCTATGTCATATCTTTTGATGCTATCACTCTTACCATCTATTAACACTTTGATACTCATGTGGTTTGTAAGAATCCACTACACTCATGAGGTAGAAGAAAAGAAGTATCtcaacatattttctttgatgGCTCTAGCCATTGCTACATATCTTATGATTGTTATAATCCTAGAGAACATCCTTAGTCTACAATTATCGGTCCGCATATTTACATTCATCGTGCTTATGGTCTTGCTAGCCTCGCTTCTTTATGTTCCATTTAAAGCGCACAAAAGGAGCTCTAGTAGTGCTTTAGAAAGATTTCTTGATGAAGGATCCAACCTAATTGCAGAGCCAAGGTCTCAGGATACAGAGAAGAGGGATTCAAGAGAAGATTCTTTCGATAACCCTTTGTCGGATAATACTAACAACCAAAGGACTTTACAACAAGGAGAAAATCTCAATCTTTTCCAAGCAATGCAAACGTTGaatttttggtttttgtttgtttcaatGGCATGTGGAATGGGATCAGGACTTGCCACGGTTAACAATATGAGCCAAATAGGAGAATCTCTTGATTATTCCACCATTGAGACAGGCTCCTTGGTTGCCTTATGGAGCATTTGGAACTTTCTCGGCCGGTTCGGAGCTGGTTATGTGTCAGATTATTTTTTACACACAAGAGGATGTGCAAGACCTTTTTTTATGGTGATCACTTTGATGATCATGAGCATTGGTCATGTAGTGATTGCTTATGGACTTCCGGGTGCGCTATATATCGGTTCGATATTGGTCGGTATTTGTTACGGCTCACAGTGGTCTTTAATGCCAACAATCACTTCTGAGGTATTTGGCGTGGGACATATGGGAAGCATATTCAACACCATTTCTATAGCAAGTCCAGTGGGATCTTATATATTCTCTGTAAGAGTACTTGGTTATATATATGATAAAGAAGCATCAGAAGAAGGTAATGTATGCATTGGGACTCATTGTTTTATGTTTGGTTTTCTCATTATGGCATTTGCAACTATTCTTGGTTCTTTGATGGCCTTATGTTTGTTTTTGCGGACGAGAAAGTTTTATGGTCAGGTTGTTTTTAGAAGAATTCAGATTATTCTGTGA